Proteins from a genomic interval of Bradyrhizobium sp. CCGB01:
- a CDS encoding formylglycine-generating enzyme family protein, with translation MKSAVLSVIFLTVLFASAAAGAQRGLSSGPSGDQPSVPSGTRVAQQQGASLDPGELFRDCDNCAELVVVPPGDFVMGSNDTPYEKPEHLISIRKPFAIGRREVTFAEWDPCADAGACKVRPEDHGWGRGDRPVINVSWEDAKLYVAWLSQRTGQKYRLPSEAEWEYAARAGTRTSFWWGKEAGAGHAQCEGCGSPIKQQVVPVGSFRPNGFGLYDTSGNAAEWVEDCWNDSYRNAPKDASPWTSGDCRLRVLRGGNFLSKASDVRSSARFRYDVDVRYYANGFRVVRELQ, from the coding sequence ATGAAATCCGCCGTCTTGTCTGTGATTTTTCTCACAGTGCTATTTGCAAGTGCTGCGGCAGGCGCCCAGCGAGGGCTGAGCAGCGGCCCGTCTGGCGACCAACCGTCCGTGCCATCCGGCACCAGAGTGGCTCAACAACAGGGCGCCAGTCTGGATCCGGGGGAGCTGTTTCGCGATTGCGATAATTGCGCCGAGCTCGTGGTTGTGCCGCCGGGAGACTTCGTGATGGGATCCAATGACACGCCCTATGAGAAGCCCGAGCACCTGATCAGCATTCGCAAGCCCTTCGCCATCGGGCGCCGCGAGGTGACGTTCGCGGAGTGGGATCCGTGCGCCGATGCCGGCGCGTGCAAAGTGCGCCCCGAGGATCACGGCTGGGGCCGCGGCGACCGCCCAGTCATCAATGTCAGCTGGGAAGACGCCAAGCTGTATGTCGCCTGGCTGTCGCAGAGGACCGGACAGAAATACCGTCTGCCCAGCGAAGCGGAATGGGAGTATGCCGCGCGCGCGGGAACCAGAACGTCATTCTGGTGGGGCAAAGAGGCCGGCGCGGGTCATGCCCAGTGCGAGGGCTGTGGTAGTCCGATCAAGCAGCAGGTCGTGCCAGTGGGCTCGTTCCGGCCAAATGGCTTCGGGCTTTACGACACTTCTGGCAACGCTGCGGAATGGGTCGAGGATTGCTGGAACGATTCATATCGCAATGCGCCGAAGGACGCGTCGCCCTGGACGTCGGGCGACTGCCGTCTGCGGGTGCTGCGCGGGGGGAACTTCCTCAGCAAGGCCAGCGACGTCAGATCTTCGGCGAGGTTTCGCTACGACGTCGACGTGCGTTACTACGCCAACGGCTTTCGCGTCGTGCGGGAGTTGCAGTAA
- a CDS encoding DUF4399 domain-containing protein, translating into MMQRLLISILAPIIGGLMHCHAAQAQAQMGGPTPSPPGAAVYFIGLKDGDTLPTKTTLHFGLRGMGVAPAGSDRANSGHHHLIVDSPTPALNAEIPNDFQHLHFGAGQTEAEVSLTPGEHTLQLVFADKNHVPHSPPVISERIKVKVADQTGPAVTQAAPAAGGRRSSPKDAKVYFIYPKNGSYISPNPVIRFGLLNMGVAPAGYDKPNTGHHHLIVDAELPPLNQPIPNDFNHLHFGAGQTEAKVTLPIGQHKLRLLFADYAHVPHDPAVFSEVINVTVTESGQPPRKRKYRHRSWRSYGY; encoded by the coding sequence ATGATGCAACGATTGCTGATATCGATTCTGGCTCCAATTATCGGCGGTTTGATGCACTGCCACGCCGCACAGGCCCAGGCCCAGATGGGCGGACCGACGCCGTCGCCACCCGGGGCCGCCGTCTATTTCATCGGCTTGAAGGATGGCGACACGCTGCCAACCAAGACCACTCTCCATTTTGGTCTGCGTGGCATGGGCGTTGCGCCCGCAGGTTCGGACCGCGCCAACAGCGGTCACCATCATTTGATCGTCGACTCGCCAACGCCGGCGCTGAATGCCGAAATTCCCAACGATTTCCAGCACCTCCATTTCGGCGCGGGACAGACCGAGGCAGAAGTTTCGCTGACGCCCGGCGAGCACACGTTGCAGTTGGTATTCGCCGACAAGAATCACGTGCCGCATTCGCCGCCGGTGATCTCCGAGCGAATCAAGGTCAAAGTGGCTGACCAAACTGGCCCCGCGGTGACTCAAGCAGCTCCGGCGGCTGGCGGACGTCGTTCCTCGCCGAAGGACGCTAAGGTCTATTTCATCTATCCGAAGAACGGCTCCTATATTTCTCCGAACCCGGTTATCCGCTTCGGCTTGTTGAACATGGGCGTGGCGCCGGCGGGCTACGACAAACCCAACACCGGCCATCATCATTTGATTGTCGATGCCGAGTTACCTCCGCTGAACCAACCGATCCCGAACGACTTCAACCACCTGCACTTCGGCGCAGGCCAGACCGAAGCGAAGGTCACGCTCCCGATCGGCCAGCACAAGCTGCGCCTGCTGTTCGCCGATTATGCCCACGTGCCGCACGATCCAGCGGTGTTCTCCGAAGTCATCAACGTCACGGTGACGGAGAGCGGTCAGCCGCCGAGAAAGCGAAAGTACCGCCATCGCTCCTGGCGGAGTTACGGATATTGA
- a CDS encoding caspase family protein — protein MLADAAAAERRVALVVGISAYTNAPTLSNTGNDSKAIAALFKSIGFDTVISRSDLGVVDFKRTVREFLITAENADVAVVYYAGHGIEIGGMNYLIPMDARLSHDYDVDDEAIALDRIIWALQPVRRLRLILLDACRDNPFAAKLRSASRSPTRGGLAKLDEISADTLVAFAARAGSISYDGDGVNSPYATALLRHLAEPGVDIRIALGRVRDEVITMTGGRQEPFIYGSLGGATISLVPQLGATNAAPASSPQAAPPVSAPALPKPVGVNPTPPSAPPAVKAELPKAALPAQPAPETTDPCVRDEARLARLRATPAPDEITNFQREVACKRLRPQVQRLFESIVSNTALPPGGNAAPQAAPKQQAQNESVRSEDACTRDMARLQSVRAEPTVEAITKLERELGCERLRSQLRRLRESLAP, from the coding sequence ATGCTCGCCGATGCGGCCGCAGCGGAGCGTCGGGTCGCGCTGGTGGTCGGAATCTCCGCCTATACGAACGCACCGACGCTGTCCAATACCGGCAACGACTCCAAGGCGATCGCGGCGCTGTTCAAGTCCATCGGTTTCGACACCGTAATTTCGCGCAGCGATCTCGGCGTCGTCGACTTCAAGCGCACTGTGCGCGAGTTTCTCATTACTGCAGAGAACGCCGATGTGGCGGTGGTCTATTACGCCGGCCACGGCATCGAGATCGGCGGCATGAATTATCTGATACCGATGGATGCCAGGTTGAGCCACGACTACGACGTCGACGATGAGGCTATCGCGCTCGATCGCATCATCTGGGCGCTGCAACCGGTACGCCGCCTGCGTTTGATACTGCTCGACGCCTGCCGCGACAACCCGTTTGCGGCCAAGCTGCGGTCCGCAAGCCGCTCGCCGACCAGAGGCGGACTTGCGAAGCTTGATGAAATCAGTGCCGATACGCTGGTGGCCTTCGCCGCCAGGGCCGGCTCGATTTCCTATGACGGCGACGGCGTGAATAGTCCCTATGCAACCGCGCTGCTCCGGCACCTTGCCGAGCCCGGTGTCGACATCCGGATCGCGCTTGGCCGCGTGCGCGATGAGGTTATCACCATGACCGGTGGACGGCAGGAGCCGTTCATCTATGGCTCTCTCGGCGGCGCGACCATCTCCCTGGTGCCGCAGCTCGGTGCGACAAATGCCGCGCCGGCATCGTCACCCCAGGCCGCTCCACCAGTTTCGGCGCCGGCCTTGCCGAAGCCGGTCGGAGTCAATCCGACGCCGCCAAGCGCGCCGCCGGCGGTGAAGGCGGAACTGCCCAAGGCGGCGCTTCCCGCACAGCCGGCCCCCGAAACCACGGACCCCTGTGTCCGCGACGAAGCGAGGCTGGCGCGTCTGCGTGCCACCCCTGCGCCGGACGAGATCACTAACTTCCAACGCGAGGTCGCCTGCAAGCGGCTGCGTCCACAAGTACAGCGTCTGTTTGAGAGTATTGTTAGCAATACCGCTCTGCCTCCTGGTGGAAATGCGGCGCCGCAAGCGGCTCCGAAGCAGCAGGCGCAAAATGAGTCTGTCCGTTCCGAGGATGCTTGCACCCGCGACATGGCGCGGTTACAGAGCGTGCGCGCTGAGCCTACGGTCGAGGCGATCACCAAGCTCGAGAGAGAATTGGGCTGCGAGCGGCTCCGGTCCCAGCTCCGCCGATTGCGCGAGAGCCTCGCTCCTTGA
- a CDS encoding DUF6894 family protein codes for MTQVYFHCSNAKGVLMDRRGTFVSDLIEACEEATRRVRSFVVAANLEDWRQWALHVSDEAGDEIFVLPFAFVLGRPH; via the coding sequence ATGACTCAGGTCTATTTCCATTGCTCGAATGCTAAGGGAGTACTGATGGATCGTCGCGGTACATTCGTATCCGACCTGATCGAGGCGTGCGAGGAGGCCACCCGCAGGGTGCGATCCTTCGTCGTAGCTGCCAACCTGGAAGATTGGCGTCAGTGGGCCCTGCATGTCAGCGATGAGGCTGGGGACGAGATTTTCGTTCTGCCGTTCGCATTCGTGCTCGGCAGGCCGCACTGA